GCTGGACCTTCTACTACCCCTTCTCCGCCCAATCGGGAAGCGGGGTGGACTTCTACCTGGCGGCCATCCTCCTTCTGGGCTTCTCCAGCCTCCTCGGCAACGCCAACTTCGTGGCCACCATCTACAACCTCCGGGCCCAGGGGATGAGCCTCTGGAAGATGCCCATCTACGTCTGGAGCGTCTTCGCCGCCAGCGTCCTCAACCTCTTCTCCCTGGCGGGGCTCACCGCGGCCAGCCTCCTGGTGCTTCTGGAGCGGAAGATCGGCCTCTCCTGGTTCAACCCGGCCGTGGGCGGGGACCCCGTCCTCTTCCAGCAGTTCTTCTGGTTCTACTCCCACCCCACGGTCTACGTGATGCTCCTCCCCTACCTCGGCATCCTCGCCGAGGTGGCCTCCACCTTCGCCCGGAAGCCCCTCTTCGGGTACAAGCAGATGGTCTGGGCCCAGATGGGCATCGTGGTCCTGGGGACCATGGTCTGGGCCCACCACATGTTCACCGTGGGCGAGTCCACCCTCTTCCAGATCGCCTTCGCCTTCTTCACCGCCCTCATCGCCGTGCCCACGGGGGTCAAGCTCTTCAACATCATCGGCACCCTCTGGGGCGGGAAGCTGCAGATGAAGACCCCCCTCTACTGGGTTTTGGGCTTCATCTTCAACTTCCTCCTGGGAGGGATCACGGGGGTCATGCTCTCCATGACCCCCCTGGACTACCAGTTCCACGACTCCTACTTCGTGGTGGCCCACTTCCACAACGTCCTCATGGCGGGCTCCGGCTTCGGGGCCTTCGCCGGGCTTTACTACTGGTGGCCCAAGATGACGGGCCGGATGTACGACGAGAGGCTGGGCCGGCTCCACTTCTGGCTCTTCCTCGTGGGCTACCTCCTCACCTTCCTGCCCCAGTACGCCCTGGGCTACCTGGGGATGCCCCGGCGCTACTACACCTACAACGCCGACATCGCCGGCTGGCCCGAGCTCAACCTCCTCTCCACCATCGGCGCCTACATCCTGGGCCTGGGCGGGCTGGTCTGGATCTACACCATGTGGAAGAGCCTTCGCTACGGCCCCAAGGCCCCCGATAACCCCTGGGGCGGCTACACCCTGGAGTGGCTCACCGCCTCGCCCCCCAAGGCCCACAACTTTGACGTGAAGCTTCCCGCCGAGTTCCCCTCCGAAAGGCCCCTCTACGACTGGGCGAAGAAGGGGGTGGAGCTCAAGCCCGAGGACCCGGCCCACATCCACCTGCCCAACAGCTCCTTCTGGCCCTTCTACTCCGCGGCCACCCTCTTCGCCTTCTTCGTGAGCGTGGCCGCCTTGCCCGTGCCCAACGTCTGGATGTGGGTCTTCCTCGCCCTCTTCGCCTACGGCCTGGTGCGCTGGGCCCTGGAGGACGAGTACAGCCACCCGGTGGAGCACCACACGGTCACGGGCAAGTCCAACGCCTGGATGGGGATGGCCTGGTTCATCGTCTCCGAGGTGGGCCTCTTCGCCATCCTCATCGCGGGCTACCTCTACCTGCGCCTCTCCGGGGCGGCCACGCCCCCTGAGGAACGGCCCGCCCTGTGGCTCGCCCTCCTCAACACCTTCTTCCTGGTGAGTTCCTCCTTCACCGTGCACTTCGCCCACCACGACCTCAGGCGGGGCCGGTTCAACCCCTTCCGCTTCGGGCTTCTCGTCACCATCCTCCTGGGCGTCCTCTTCTTCCTGGTGCAGTCCTGGGAGTTCTACCAGTTCCACAGCCACTCCAGCTGGCAGGAGAACCTTTGGACGGCGGCCTTCTTCACCATCGTGGGCCTCCACGGCCTGCACGTGGTGATCGGGGGCTTCGGCCTGATCCTCGCTTACCTGCAGGCCCTTAGGGGCAAGATCACCCTCCATAACCACGGCACCCTCGAGGCCGCCAGCATGTACTGGCACCTGGTGGACGCCGTCTGGCTGGTGATCGTCATCCTCTTCTACGTCTGGTAGCCAAGAAGGCCCCAAAGCCCCCCGCCTAGGCGGGGGGCTTTGCTATGAAAAGGGGAGGGATGCGGCTTTTGGTGGTGGACTTTGACTACTTCTTCCCCGTGCCCCAAGACCCCAAGGACCCCTTGGCCCCCCTCTTCGCCTGGGCCCACTTTGAGACCCCCTACTACCTCCTCGAGGCCTGGGAGGAGCGGGCCCTGGCCTTCCTCCTCCGGGGGCTTCCCCTGCCCGAGGCCCGGGGTTGGGAAGGATTTTGGGGGCGTTTCGGCTTCGCGCGGGAAGCGGTGCTCTACTACGCCGAAAGCAACGCCCTCGCCTTCCACCCCAAGGTGCGCCGGGGCGTGGAGGAGGTGGTCCTCTTTGACGCCCACCACGACGCGGGCTACCGCCCCTTGGGGGAGGAGCCCGCCTGCGACGACTGGATGGTCTTCTACCACCGCCTGGGGGCGAGGCTTCGGGTCTACTACCCCCCCTGGCGGGACCCTTCCTTGGAGCCCGAGCCAAGGGTGCCCGTGGCCCGGGAAGTGGACCCCGGGGGGAGGGTGGAAGGGGTGTTCCACCGCGTCTTCCTCTGCCGGAGCGGGGCCTGGGTGCCTCCCTGGGCCGACCCCGGCTTCTTCGCCTTCCTGGAGGAAGCTCCCCTGCCCAAGGTGGCCCTCGAGGCCCTCCTTCCCAGGCCCTTTTCCCTGGAGACCCTGAAGCGGCGGGTGGCCCTCGAGGGGTTCGGCTTGCGCTTCATGGAGCGCCTGAGAGGCAGGGCCGGCTAAGCGGTGGACAACCCTCTCCCCTTGGCCTATAATCACAAAGGCTATTGGGCCGTTAGCTCAGCTGGCAGAGCAACCGACTTTTAATCGGTAGGTCGCAGGTTCGAATCCTGCACGGCCCACCAAGCCGAGGCCCCATCGTCTAGCGGTTAGGACGCGGCCCTCTCAAGGCCGAGGCGGGGGTTCGACTCCCCCTGGGGTCACCACGGGCGGCTAGCTCAGCTGGCCAGAGCACTCGCCTTACAAGCGAGAGGTCAGAGGTTCAAATCCTCTGCCGCCCACCATGATGGAAACCCAAAACTCCCCGCCTCGGAAGTGAGGCGGGGAAACCCATTTATGGCAGTTTTTATGGCAGTTGGCCTCAAGCCTGGGGCCGGGGCTGCGAACCCTTGAGCAGGGCCTCCAGGTCCAGGACGTAGCCTCGCCGCTCCTCCTCCAGGAGATGGCGGTAGATCCCTAGGGTGACGTTGGGGCTGGCATGGCCGAGCCGCTCGCTCACCACTTCCAGGGGAATGCCGCGGGAGAGGGCCAAGGTAGCCCAGGTGTGCCTCAAGTCGTGCACCCTCACCTTCCCTAGCCCTGCCCTTTGGGCCAGGCGGCGGAGGTAGTGGTTGAAGGCATCGGGGTCAAAGGGCCGGTCCCCGCCAAAGAGAAAGGTCTCCTCAAGTTCCCTGGGGGTCAGCCGTTCCAGGAGCTCCTCCCGCAGGGTCCGAAGGCGTTCCCCAAGACCAGGGGGCAAGGGGACGATCCGTTTGGCCGCCCGGGTCTTGGGGGAGGTGAAGCTTCCCTTGCCGTTCACCTTGACCCAAGCCCGCCAGACCCGAAGCTCTCCCCGCTCCAGGTCCACGTCCTTCCACTGCAAGGCCAGGGCTTCCCCCCTGCGGAGTCCGGTCTCCAGGACCAGACGGAGCAAGAGGGCCATCTCCCGGCTCCGGGACCGGTCGGCTTCCCCGAGCAGCTGCTCGATCTCCCAGGGTTCCAAAGCCCGAGCGGCCTTTTCCCCCTCCGGCAGACGGAGCTTGAGCCCTTCCGCGGGATTGCGGACAAGGAGTTCCAGGGCCACGGCCTCCCGAAAGAGGGCCTTGAGCCGGGTGTAGACCTTCCGCACCGTTCGGGGGGCGTAGCCTTCCCTCACCCGGTTCAGGACCTCCTGCAGGTGAAGGGGCTTCACTTCCTGGAGCCTCAGGGAGCCGAACGGATCCGGCTGGTTGGGGTCTTTCAGGGAAGGAATCGCATAGGCCAACTCCAGGCGGGCGAGCCGGAGGGAGTTTGGCCTCAGGCCCTCGGCCTCCAGCTGCTTGAGGTAGTGCAAGGCAAACTCCCGGACCGTGGCCCGGCTGGGAACGGCCAGGAGGCCTTTATGCCGCTGGCTCACCAACTCGGCCCGCAACGCCTCGGCCTCCCGCCTGGTGTCCGCGTACTTGACCACACGGGCCGTCTTTCCCGTGGCCTCCTCGACCCAACGGACCTCCACCACCCACTTGTTCAGCCGCCGGTTGAAGTAAACGCTCCCTCCTCCTCTGCCTCGGGCCATGTCGGGACCCCCTAGGGGGATTCTGCTTCATCCCCGGCCTTCTGGTCTAGCCCGATCAAGATGGCAGGGCCGTCCCCTTCACTCCGCCAACAGGACCTTGACCTCGTCCCCTACGAGCTCCAGCCACCGCTCGGGTTGCTCGGTGTGCACCGGCAAAAGGTACCTGGGTTTGAGACGGCGCACCATCTCCAGGAGAAACCCTTCGGGGGCATGACCGGAGGTGTGGAAGGGGTTGCCCACTTCCCCTGCGTTTGAGGGGAGTTTGGCAAGGTCTTCTGGGTAAAGCCGAAAATCCAAGGCCGCGAGCCATTGGAGGAGCACCTTGAGGTCAAGGATCTGCTCTTGGTCCGCCCAGTAGGAGTTGCTGAAGACGTAGATTCCCGTCCGGGAGGGCCTGCCCAAGTCCCTTTCCATGAGGCGGAAGTCCAGGAGGCGGTTGACCTCGTAGAACCCGAAGGCTAGCACGTACGCCTCAGGGCCCTTTGCGATCTCCTCTAGGGTGATGGCATCAACCCTTCCATCGTCCCAAACCGCCTCCTCCCACCCTGGCCTGCGGCCCTTGCCCTCCCGAAGCACCTTGACCCGCGAAAGAACATCGCTCCAGGTGGTCTCGGCTTCGGAGAGGGCCATGAGGAGGTAGGCGTCCTTGGGGGTGACCACCAGCTTGCGTCCCAGGCTTTCCCCTACCTCCAGGGTAGAGAGAAGGCGTTCCAGGTTGCGAGGGGCAAAATCCACCGCGACGGGGGCATCGGGGTGTCCCTTGAGCAGTCGGTGGAGGGCCTCTTTCACATCCATCTCGGTGTAGGTCTTGGAGTCCCGCCCTAGCCGAGTCCCTTCCGTGATGAGCAGGAAAACCTCCTTGTCCTCCAGGTTCTGTAGGAAGTCCTCCGTCTTTTGTCCCCAGTGCCCGTGGCGGCGCAGGTCCCCGGTGTACACCACCAGACCCTCGGGCGTGTCTAGAGCAAAGGCACAGGCTCCGGGGATGGAGTGGTCCACGGGGAAAGCCTTCACCCGGAAAGGGCCTAAATCGAGGGGATCAGGAGCTCCTTCCCAAAGGAAGCCTTCCAAGGCCTTGGTCTTGGCGGGTGAGGCTTGGGGGAAGTGGGACAGCTGTCCGTGGAGAAGACGGAAGGGACGGCGGAGGTAGCTCTTGCCCTTGGCGGCAAGGACACCCTCATTGGGATCCAGGATGCGGGGGTTCAAGTAGGCGGCTTCCCCGTCAAGGCCCACCTGCGAAGCGTCCTGCATGGCTTTAGCTATGGCGGCTGTGGCCGCGGTGGCCACTACGGGAAGGTCCCTACGCAAATAGGCCACCGCGCCAGAATGGTCCAAGTGGGCATGGGTGAGGAGGAGGGCTAGGACCTTTTCCCCGTCCAGTTGCGCCTTCAGGAGACTCCTCTCTCGGGGGGAGGGGAAAAGGGTGTCGTCGTTTCCGTCCCGGTAAAGACCAGGGATAGGGGGTAGAAGGCCTAAGAAGAGAAGGTCCCGCAAGCCCAAGCCTGAGCGAGGGGTGAGGAATTCGGTGAAGTGGTTTCCCCAACGGGCGAAGGCCTTGCCAAAATCCAGAAGCAAAGATCCAGCCTCTGTGTCCAGAAGGATTTGGTTGCCGCCAATTTCGCGGTAGCCCCCGAATATGTGGACCTTTAGGGCACCCAGGTCGAGGGATTTCATAGGCCCCACCTTCCCTGAAAGGAGTGTACCGGGACTTCCTGTGAAAGCGGCAGGTTAAGTGCCAATCCTTTATCATCTCAACATGGCAGCCCCCCTTCGGATCCAGCTGACCCCTGAGGAGGACCGGCTCCTCCTGGAGCTCTCCCTGGACCCAAGGACCCACAAGAAGACCCGCCTGTGGGCCATGATGGTCCGCCTGGCGGCCCAGGGCTGGACCGCCCCAAAGATCGCCCAGCACTTCCACAAGGACCGCACCACCGTCTACCTCGTCCTCAGGCGCTTCCTGAGGGAGGGCCTCCAAGGCCTCGTCTACCGCAAACCCCCGGGAGCCCCCAGGAAGTTCACCCCGGAGATGGCCGCCTTCGTGGAGGAGAAACTGGCGGAAGATCGGGTCTGGACCGCCCCGCAACTTGCGGAGGCCATAGCCGAGCGCTTCGGGGTCCGCCTGGCCCCCAAGGTGGTGGCCCGGCACCTCAGGGCCATGGGGTATGTGTGGAGACGGACGCGGTACGTGCCCAGGGGTAGACCGGAGGCGGAAGAGGTGGAAGCCTTTGTGAAGGAGGAAGAGGAGGCAAAAAGGGGGCTCAGGAGGGGGTGATGGAGGTGGGGTACTTGGACGAGAGCGGGTTTGCCCTGACCCTGCCTCCCACGTACGCCTGGTGCCGGAGGGGGGAGGCGAAGGGGGTGCCGCGGGCGTGGGGCAAGGAGGGGCGGGTGAACGTGGTGGGGCACCTGGTGCGGGGCCGGGAGGGGGAGCGGCTTTTCTTTGCCCTTTTGGAGGGGCCGGTGCGGTGGGAGGTGGTGCGGGGGTATCTGGACCGGGTGGCCGAGGGGTTGACCAAGCCCCTGAAGGTTTTCCTGGACAACGCGCCTTTCCACCGGTCCCGTGGGGTGGAGGGGAGGAGGGGGGTGTGGCGAGGGCGGGGGCTGGAGGTGGCCTACCTGCCGCGGTACAGCCCCCATTTGAACCCCATGGAGAACATCTGGCGGCGGGTGAAGGGGTTTTTGATGCCGAGGCGGCACTACGGGAGCCTTGAAGAGCTGAAGGACGCGGTAGTGCAGGCCCTAAAGGCCCTGGGGGGTGTGGAGTTGAAAATCTTGGAGGAGGGCACTTAGCTCCCGTCCCCAAGGTTGATCCGGAGCCGCAAGGCCCCGTCTTCCACGAGAAGCCTCAGGTTGAGGTTGCCGCCTTTAGTCTTGTCTCCCCGGGAGTAGAGGAGGCCTTGCCTCCTCTCCCTCCACTCCCGCTTGAGCTCCCTCAGGGGCTTGCCCGATAGGTGTCTGCGCTTGAGCTGTTGGAAGAGCTTTCTCCCCCCGAAGACCACCTTCCGGGGGTCTTCTCCTCTCTCCCTGGCAGAGTCCAGGACGGCTTGGGCCTTCAGGATCGCGTCGTCGGCGTAGCGGGTGTTGAGGCGGAAGGAGGTGCAGAGGAAACCGTCTGCCCGTTTAAGCTCCTCTCTGGTCTGACCTTCCAGAAGGCGGTTGTAGGCGTAGCGCACCCCAGCGGAGAAGCGGCGCATGAGGTCCAGGGTGGCCTTGTGGTCCTCTTCAGAAGGGAAGAGGAGAAGCGCTTGGACTCCGGTGAAGGCCTTCGCCCTCTCCTTTGAGGTGCGCTCCCGCGCGGCTTTAGGCTTGGCCTTCACCTGGGGCCTCCTGGGAGGGAGTATACCCGTCTGTGGGCTTTACATTGGGGGAGTTCGCTAGGGTGAGGTGCCGCAAAGCGGGAGCGTTTGAGCGTCAGGGTGAAGTAGGGTGCGTTATGTTTCAGCCATCTGCATCTCTTCCGGGCGGATGGAGGTGATGAAGGGCAGGTTGCGGTCAAACTGGGCCCGGTCCAGGCCGTAGCCGTAGACGTAGGCGTCCTCAATCTCAAAGCCCAGGTAGTGGATGGGCACCTCCACCTGGCGGCGGCTGGGCTTGGAGAGGAGGGCGGCCACGCGGACGGAGGCGGGCTTCCGGGCCTCGAGGTAGTCCAGGAGGTAGGCGAGGGTGAGCCCCGTGTCCACGATGTCCTCCACCACGATCACGTCCCGGCCGTGGATGGGAAGGCGGAGGTCCTTCAGGAGCTCCACCTCCCCGCTTGTTTTAAAGGCGTTCCCGTAGGAGCTGATGGCGATGAAGTCCAGGGTGAGGGGGAGGGGGATGGCCCGCACCAGGTCGGCCATGAAGATGAAGGCCCCGTTCAGGACGCAGACGAGGTGGGGGGTCTTGCCCTGGTAGTCCCGGGCGATCTCCCCCCCGAGCTCCTCCACCCGCTTCCTTATGGCCTCGGCGCTGATCTGCACGGGTCCGTTGCCCGGCGTGAACATGCCCTTCATTCTAGCCCCACGAGCCGGAGGAGGGCCTTGACCTCCTCCTCGGAAAGCCTCCGCCACTTCCCGGGGGGAAGGTCCCCCAGGCGGACGGGCCCCACCTGGAGCCTCAGGAGGCGCCGCACGGGGTAGCCCACCCTCTGGAGCATCCGCCGCACCTCCCGCTTACGCCCTTCCGCGAGGACGAGGACCGCCCCCCCGGGGGCCGGGCGGCAGGCGAGGGCCCGGGCGGGGCCGTCCTCGAGGTCCACGCCCAAGAGGAGCCTCCTGCACACCTCCTTGGGCAGCGTTCCCCCCTCGGTCCACACCCGGTAGACCTTCCGCACCCCGAAGCGGGGGTGGGTGAGGCGGTGGGTGAGGTCGCCGTCGTTGGTGAAGAGGAGGAGGCCCTCGGAGTCCCGGTCCAGGCGGCCTATGGGGTGGAGGCCGGGGATCTTGGGGAGGAGGTC
This region of Thermus thermophilus genomic DNA includes:
- the ctaD gene encoding cytochrome c oxidase subunit I, whose product is MAITAKPKAGVWAVLWDLLTTVDHKKIGLMYTATAFFAFALAGVFSLLIRTQLAVPNNQFLTGEQYNQILTLHGATMLFFFIIQAGLTGFGNFVVPLMLGARDVALPRINAFSYWAFLGAIVLALMSYFFPGGAPAVGWTFYYPFSAQSGSGVDFYLAAILLLGFSSLLGNANFVATIYNLRAQGMSLWKMPIYVWSVFAASVLNLFSLAGLTAASLLVLLERKIGLSWFNPAVGGDPVLFQQFFWFYSHPTVYVMLLPYLGILAEVASTFARKPLFGYKQMVWAQMGIVVLGTMVWAHHMFTVGESTLFQIAFAFFTALIAVPTGVKLFNIIGTLWGGKLQMKTPLYWVLGFIFNFLLGGITGVMLSMTPLDYQFHDSYFVVAHFHNVLMAGSGFGAFAGLYYWWPKMTGRMYDERLGRLHFWLFLVGYLLTFLPQYALGYLGMPRRYYTYNADIAGWPELNLLSTIGAYILGLGGLVWIYTMWKSLRYGPKAPDNPWGGYTLEWLTASPPKAHNFDVKLPAEFPSERPLYDWAKKGVELKPEDPAHIHLPNSSFWPFYSAATLFAFFVSVAALPVPNVWMWVFLALFAYGLVRWALEDEYSHPVEHHTVTGKSNAWMGMAWFIVSEVGLFAILIAGYLYLRLSGAATPPEERPALWLALLNTFFLVSSSFTVHFAHHDLRRGRFNPFRFGLLVTILLGVLFFLVQSWEFYQFHSHSSWQENLWTAAFFTIVGLHGLHVVIGGFGLILAYLQALRGKITLHNHGTLEAASMYWHLVDAVWLVIVILFYVW
- a CDS encoding tyrosine-type recombinase/integrase; translated protein: MARGRGGGSVYFNRRLNKWVVEVRWVEEATGKTARVVKYADTRREAEALRAELVSQRHKGLLAVPSRATVREFALHYLKQLEAEGLRPNSLRLARLELAYAIPSLKDPNQPDPFGSLRLQEVKPLHLQEVLNRVREGYAPRTVRKVYTRLKALFREAVALELLVRNPAEGLKLRLPEGEKAARALEPWEIEQLLGEADRSRSREMALLLRLVLETGLRRGEALALQWKDVDLERGELRVWRAWVKVNGKGSFTSPKTRAAKRIVPLPPGLGERLRTLREELLERLTPRELEETFLFGGDRPFDPDAFNHYLRRLAQRAGLGKVRVHDLRHTWATLALSRGIPLEVVSERLGHASPNVTLGIYRHLLEEERRGYVLDLEALLKGSQPRPQA
- a CDS encoding MBL fold metallo-hydrolase; this encodes MKSLDLGALKVHIFGGYREIGGNQILLDTEAGSLLLDFGKAFARWGNHFTEFLTPRSGLGLRDLLFLGLLPPIPGLYRDGNDDTLFPSPRERSLLKAQLDGEKVLALLLTHAHLDHSGAVAYLRRDLPVVATAATAAIAKAMQDASQVGLDGEAAYLNPRILDPNEGVLAAKGKSYLRRPFRLLHGQLSHFPQASPAKTKALEGFLWEGAPDPLDLGPFRVKAFPVDHSIPGACAFALDTPEGLVVYTGDLRRHGHWGQKTEDFLQNLEDKEVFLLITEGTRLGRDSKTYTEMDVKEALHRLLKGHPDAPVAVDFAPRNLERLLSTLEVGESLGRKLVVTPKDAYLLMALSEAETTWSDVLSRVKVLREGKGRRPGWEEAVWDDGRVDAITLEEIAKGPEAYVLAFGFYEVNRLLDFRLMERDLGRPSRTGIYVFSNSYWADQEQILDLKVLLQWLAALDFRLYPEDLAKLPSNAGEVGNPFHTSGHAPEGFLLEMVRRLKPRYLLPVHTEQPERWLELVGDEVKVLLAE
- a CDS encoding IS630 family transposase (programmed frameshift), yielding MAAPLRIQLTPEEDRLLLELSLDPRTHKKTRLWAMMVRLAAQGWTAPKIAQHFHKDRTTVYLVLRRFLREGLQGLVYRKPPGAPRKFTPEMAAFVEEKLAEDRVWTAPQLAEAIAERFGVRLAPKVVARHLRAMGYVWRRTRYVPRGRPEAEEVEAFVKEEEEGKKGAQEGVMEVGYLDESGFALTLPPTYAWCRRGEAKGVPRAWGKEGRVNVVGHLVRGREGERLFFALLEGPVRWEVVRGYLDRVAEGLTKPLKVFLDNAPFHRSRGVEGRRGVWRGRGLEVAYLPRYSPHLNPMENIWRRVKGFLMPRRHYGSLEELKDAVVQALKALGGVELKILEEGT
- the hpt gene encoding hypoxanthine phosphoribosyltransferase; amino-acid sequence: MKGMFTPGNGPVQISAEAIRKRVEELGGEIARDYQGKTPHLVCVLNGAFIFMADLVRAIPLPLTLDFIAISSYGNAFKTSGEVELLKDLRLPIHGRDVIVVEDIVDTGLTLAYLLDYLEARKPASVRVAALLSKPSRRQVEVPIHYLGFEIEDAYVYGYGLDRAQFDRNLPFITSIRPEEMQMAET
- a CDS encoding pseudouridine synthase — encoded protein: MKPFRLQAFLARAGVASRRKAEDLIRQGRVRVNGEVAVLGQKVGPEDLVEVDGKRVEPPQERVVLALNKPKGYTTTRRDPHARRTVFDLLPKIPGLHPIGRLDRDSEGLLLFTNDGDLTHRLTHPRFGVRKVYRVWTEGGTLPKEVCRRLLLGVDLEDGPARALACRPAPGGAVLVLAEGRKREVRRMLQRVGYPVRRLLRLQVGPVRLGDLPPGKWRRLSEEEVKALLRLVGLE